The genomic DNA TGGAGATCCCGGGCGAGGCCGGCAAGAAGGTCGGCGACGTGATCGCCCCCAAGTACCGCGACTACGCGACCACGGACGGCAAGCCCTGGCTGGTGCCCTACGAGGTACTGGCCGAGCAGATCTGGTACAACGGCGACGAGCTCAAGGACGTGGCCGCCGCGCCCCCGAAGACCTGGGACGACTTCGTCGCCCTGCTGGGCGAGCGGAAGAGCGCGCGGGGCGGCGGACCACTGGCGCTGGACGCCGACATCGCCGACTATTCGGCCTTCTGGACCTACCACGCGGTCCTGCGCGACCTCGGCCCCGGCGCGTTCGGCGCCGCCGCGGTGGACAAGACCGGCGCCGGGTTCGACGACCCGGCGTTCCTGACCGCCGTCCAGAAGGTCGAGAAGCTCGTCAAGGACGGCTACTTCGTCAAGGGCTACGACGGCAGCAAGTATCCGGCCATCCAGCAGAAATGGGCCGGCGGCGGGGCCGACTTCCTGCTGCTGGGCACCTTCGCGCCCAGCGAGACGAAGCCCTCGGCCAAGGAGGGCTTCGCCTACCGCTCCTTCCCCTTCCCCGCGGGCGCCAAGGGCGAGCAGACCCAGGAGATCTCACTGATCGGCTTCGCGATCCCCGCCAAGGCGGAGAACGCCGAGGCGGCGAAGAAGTTCGTCGCGTACTTCATGAACAGGGAGCGGCTGTC from Streptosporangium sp. NBC_01756 includes the following:
- a CDS encoding extracellular solute-binding protein yields the protein MEIPGEAGKKVGDVIAPKYRDYATTDGKPWLVPYEVLAEQIWYNGDELKDVAAAPPKTWDDFVALLGERKSARGGGPLALDADIADYSAFWTYHAVLRDLGPGAFGAAAVDKTGAGFDDPAFLTAVQKVEKLVKDGYFVKGYDGSKYPAIQQKWAGGGADFLLLGTFAPSETKPSAKEGFAYRSFPFPAGAKGEQTQEISLIGFAIPAKAENAEAAKKFVAYFMNRERLSKIASEAGNITPRPDIEVPAELADVKKTLDTAKTHPALDGVKMDNADWYTKVFQPVNTELITGKVSAADFVAKLKSTSVDFWKLNG